Sequence from the Streptomyces sp. NBC_00358 genome:
AACGTCGAGCTGGCCATCGCCAAGCTGGTGCCGGACTTCAGCAAGTGAGCCCGTGTGGCCGCCGGATCCTTCCCCGGCCCGACTTCGGTCGGGCCGGGGGGACCCCCGACAGGGGAAACGGAACCGGCGGCCACCGGCTGTGTGCGCCCAACTCCTGATCTTGCAGAAGGTGTCGAACCATGACAGTCGCCATCGACCGCGCGACCGGCAAGCGCCGCGGTGACCGAGCACCGCGTCCCGGCCGGATGCAGCGTCTCAAGCACTCGTACCAGAAGTACTGGTACGCGTACGCGATGATCGCCCCGGTCGTCGTCGTACTCGGCGGATTGGTGCTCTATCCGCTGGTTCGGGGCCTCTATCTGACGCTCACGGACGCCAACAGCCTCAACTCGGCCCGCACGATCGGCGTCAACCACATCGACGCCACCTACAAGTTCATCGGCCTGGACAACTACAAGGACATCCTGTGGGGTCCGACGTCGTACGACCGCTTCTGGTCGCACTTCATCTGGACCATCGCCTGGACCGTCATCTGTGTCGCCCTGCACTACTGCATCGGCCTGGGTCTCGCGCTGCTGCTCAACCAGAAGCTGTGCGGCCGTACGTTCTACCGGCTGATCCTGGTGCTGCCCTGGGCCGTGCCGACCTTCGTGACCGTCTTCGGCTGGCGCTTCATGCTCGCGGACGGCGGGATCATCGACTCCATGCTCCACGCGGTGCACCTGCCGGCCCCGGCGTGGCTGGAGGACACCTTCTGGCAGCGCTTCGCCGCCATCATGGTCAACACCTGGTGCGGTGTGCCGTTCATGATGGTCTCGCTGCTCGGGGGACTCCAGTCC
This genomic interval carries:
- a CDS encoding carbohydrate ABC transporter permease; its protein translation is MTVAIDRATGKRRGDRAPRPGRMQRLKHSYQKYWYAYAMIAPVVVVLGGLVLYPLVRGLYLTLTDANSLNSARTIGVNHIDATYKFIGLDNYKDILWGPTSYDRFWSHFIWTIAWTVICVALHYCIGLGLALLLNQKLCGRTFYRLILVLPWAVPTFVTVFGWRFMLADGGIIDSMLHAVHLPAPAWLEDTFWQRFAAIMVNTWCGVPFMMVSLLGGLQSIDGTLYEAAEMDGANAWQQFRYVTLPGLRSVSSTVVLLGIIWTFNQFAVIFLLFGNTAPDAQILVTWAYYLGFGQQPRDFAQSAAYGMLLLAILIVFTSFYRRWLNRNDQQLAI